One Halichondria panicea chromosome 3, odHalPani1.1, whole genome shotgun sequence genomic region harbors:
- the LOC135334063 gene encoding muscle M-line assembly protein unc-89-like isoform X1, translated as MSLKIPIAPVTEPSVISPPRTGTDNHTGAREQTQPCTPTTGAPAQLCSSPTKLKRSSEKTIPEKTASKGEIISKTPTETNPSSPPANVRKSKIVRKLKPLKITPDSSPLPPSRRKELERKVSESSIVSSNSDLASTGTDKSEEVETPSQVVTVVAEVKKPPPPVTKEPNTGQTIHPPDTPESTEVMSPRTELVDKKELPISTIRMKGKRKPRQQIKKEEKARKKERGRDKEREKEKDTDKTDAKQLVGSFEDSSSSNSTEQLDNDSTPPLEDTVQTETKTNVQCDKTTENELNKLSETTIIDVSPNKGNEIPVLVSPAVPSTAIKTGRTTKTTKQETKETFTDSFSRTPDQAATYGTKKISTGKKPSEKIKSPIVEKITQLVEDNLLEHQLKSDENVRQRPQTLHVVPIIRSELIEEPVIVIPMDSDSLVETDGVTHTLLSVDSGKGGSQSLPTSPHELAASLLSNNSAIMRRKQKSDRDKPDDGQEDDDYQLPEQDEQSETEMTKPIEAPLSPQKDESSHNSSDNEFKPPLSTLSLNAEPFYPSPTFAPKSGPSLRADPRKFGPDHSSQPRGPPPGLSPTPDDAHMRPYPEGSYFKRPHPL; from the exons ATGTCCCTCAAGATCCCCATTGCTCCTGTTACTGAGCCGAGTGTTATCTCCCCACCTAGAACAGGCACGGACAATCACACTGGAGCTAGAGAGCAGACCCAACCTTGTACTCCAACTACCGGTGCACCAGCGCAACTCTGCTCATCCCCCACCAAACTAAAGCGTAGCAGCGAGAAAACCATCCCCGAAAAAACCGCGTCCAAAGGCGAGATCATTTCAAAAACACCCACGGAAACTAATCCGAGCTCTCCACCAGCGAATGTAAGAAAATCAAAAATCGTACGAAAATTGAAGCCTCTAAAGATAACGCCTGATAGTTCACCCCTCCCCCCGTCCAGACGGAAGGAGCTGGAGAGGAAGGTCTCGGAGAGTAGCATTGTTTCTAGCAACAGTGATTTGGCATCTACGGGTACCGACAAGTCGGAGGAAGTGGAAACACCTAGCCAG GTGGTAACTGTGGTAGCTGAAGTGAAGAAGCCTCCACCACCTGTCACCAAGGAGCCCAACACTGGCCAGACCATCCATCCTCCCGACACGCCCGAGAGTACAGAGGTCATGTCACCAAGAACAGAACTGGTCGACAAAAAAGAACTGCCGATTAGTACCATTCGAATGAAAGGAAAGAGGAAACCTCGACAACAGATCAAGAAAGAGGAAAAAGCTCGTAAAaaggagagagggagagacaAAGAACGAGAGAAAGAAAAGGATACGGACAAAACAGACGCTAAGCAACTAGTTGGTTCATTTGAAGATTCCTCTTCGTCTAATTCCACTGAGCAACTTGACAACGACAGCACACCTCCTCTTGAAGATACGGTACAAACTGAAACTAAAACCAACGTGCAATGTGACAAAACTACTGAGAATGAACTCAATAAACTATCAGAGACGACTATTATCGACGTATCCCCAAACAAGGGCAATGAAATACCGGTACTCGTGTCCCCAGCTGTTCCCAGTACTGCCATCAAGACTGGTCGTACAACTAAGACCACAAAACAAGAAACTAAAGAGACGTTCACTGACTCGTTTTCAAGAACACCAGATCAAGCCGCCACTTACGGTACTAAGAAAATCAGTACTGGCAAAAAACCTTCTGAGAAAATTAAATCACCCATTGTTGAGAAGATCACACAACTAGTTGAAGACAATCTTCTCGAACACCAGCTGAAATCAGATGAGAACGTTAGACAGCGGCCACAAACTCTGCATGTTGTACCTATCATAAGGAGCGAGTTGATTGAAGAACCTGTTATCGTAATTCCAATGGACTCTGATAGCTTGGTTGAAACGGATGGTGTGACACATACTCTACTCAGTGTGGACTCTGGTAAAGGCGGTTCTCAGAGTCTGCCCACTTCTCCTCACGAACTGGCTGCTTCTTTACTCTCCAATAACTCGGCCATTATGCGTAGGAAGCAGAAGAGCGATCGTGACAAACCTGACGATGGACAGGAAGATGATGACTACCAACTCCCGGAACAAGACGAGCAAAGTGAAACTGAAATGACGAAACCAATTGAAGCACCACTGAGTCCACAGAAAGATGAATCTTCTCATAATTCAAGCGACAATGAGTTCAAGCCGCCTCTATCTACACTCTCCCTGAACGCAGAACCATTTTATCCATCTCCAACTTTTGCACCGAAATCTGGCCCAAGTCTACGAGCAGATCCGAGGAAATTTGGTCCCGACCACAGCTCCCAGCCCAGAGGACCACCCCCTGGTTTATCACCAACTCCTGATGATGCCCACATGCGTCCCTACCCTGAGGGATCGTACTTTAAGAGACCACATCCGTTATGA
- the LOC135334063 gene encoding transmembrane protein 131-like isoform X3: MAVAFSPKVDQELNTLLLLRNNLTVFDYVIVQGSGVQGSFAIDSVQPGTEPLMFEFPNSVMENCLAGTVVDPLADPLKLTKTFRMHNSGSTSITLRIIGLEGGSCDGRGFVISNCNKDITIKPNRSKKIEITFTPDYTLTQVSTTLRLQTSTGNEFLYPLLAILPHQLLAACIALQPRPEWEKTLAWLSVPFWLLVILCLVATVFV, translated from the exons ATGGCGGTTGCTTTCAGTCCTAAAGTAGACCAGGAGTTGAATACGCTGCTTTTGTTGAGAAACAACTTGACTGTGTTTGATTACGTCATTGTGCAGGGGAGCGGGGTTCAGGGTTCATTTGCTATCGACAGTGTCCAGCCCGGCACTGAACCTCTCATGTTTGAGTTCCCCAACTCTGTCATGGAGAACTGTTTAG ctggtaCTGTTGTGGACCCGCTAGCAGATCCCCTCAAGCTCACCAAGACCTTTAGAATGCATAACTCTGGCTCCACCTCCATCACCTTGCGTATCATCGGACTGGAGGGTGGCAGTTGTGACGGGAGAGGCTTCGTTATCTCTAACTGTAACAAGGACATCACCATTAAACCAAACCGATCAAAGAAAATTGAAATAAC GTTCACTCCAGATTACACACTGACCCAAGTCTCCACCACTCTACGATTACAAACCTCCACTGGCAACGAGTTCCTCTACCCTCTACTAGCCATCCTCCCCCACCAACTATTAGCGGCGTGTATTGCCTTGCAGCCTCGGCCCGAATGGGAGAAAACACTGGCCTGGTTGTCTGTACCGTTTTGGCTGCTTGTCATACTCTGCCTTGTAGCTACAGTATTCGTGTAG